A DNA window from Amycolatopsis sp. DSM 110486 contains the following coding sequences:
- the gcvH gene encoding glycine cleavage system protein GcvH: MSIPQNLSYTKEHEWLSVVDGVATVGITAFAAESLGDIVFVQLPAVGGTVTAGEVFGEVESTKSVSELYSPVSGEVVEVNETTSDTPEIVNSDPYTEGWLLKVRLTGDVPELLDATAYAALTQEN, from the coding sequence GTGAGCATCCCCCAGAACCTGTCCTACACCAAGGAACACGAGTGGCTGTCCGTCGTGGACGGCGTCGCGACCGTGGGCATCACCGCCTTCGCCGCCGAGTCGCTGGGCGACATCGTGTTCGTGCAGCTGCCCGCCGTGGGCGGCACGGTGACCGCGGGCGAGGTGTTCGGCGAGGTCGAGTCGACGAAGTCCGTGAGCGAGCTGTACTCGCCGGTGAGCGGCGAGGTCGTCGAGGTGAACGAGACCACATCGGACACCCCCGAGATCGTGAACTCCGACCCCTACACCGAAGGATGGCTCCTGAAGGTGCGGCTCACGGGCGACGTCCCGGAGCTGCTCGACGCGACCGCGTACGCCGCGCTCACCCAGGAGAACTGA
- the glyA gene encoding serine hydroxymethyltransferase — MTTFDAHLSDVDPEVAAAVAAELDRQQSTLEMIASENFAPVGVLEAQGSVLTNKYAEGYPGRRYYGGCEYVDVVEQLAIDRAKALFGAEHANVQPHSGAQANAAAMFAVLKPGDTILGLDLAHGGHLTHGMKINFSGKLYNVVAYHVDKETGIVDVAEVERLAVEHKPKLIIAGWSAYPRQLDFAEFRRIADLVDARLMVDMAHFAGLVAAGLHPSPVPHADIVTTTTHKTLGGPRGGLILCREELAKKINSAVFPGQQGGPLEHVIAAKAVALKIAASDEFRERQERTLEGSRILADRLSRSDCAEAGVRVLTGGTDVHLVLVDLVQSALDGQQAEDRLHSVGITVNRNAVPFDPRPPMITSGLRIGTPALATRGFGAEDFAEVADVIAEALKPDFDDSVAQTLRGRVELLAKKHPLYSDLSR; from the coding sequence ATGACGACGTTCGACGCCCACCTGTCCGATGTGGACCCGGAGGTCGCCGCGGCCGTGGCGGCTGAGCTCGACCGCCAGCAGTCGACGCTGGAGATGATCGCTTCGGAGAACTTTGCGCCCGTGGGTGTGCTCGAGGCGCAGGGTTCGGTGCTGACCAACAAGTACGCGGAGGGCTACCCCGGCCGCCGCTACTACGGTGGCTGCGAGTACGTCGACGTGGTCGAGCAGCTGGCGATCGACCGGGCCAAGGCGCTGTTCGGCGCCGAGCACGCGAACGTGCAGCCGCACTCGGGCGCCCAGGCCAACGCGGCGGCGATGTTCGCCGTGCTGAAGCCAGGCGACACGATCCTCGGCCTCGACCTGGCACACGGCGGCCACCTGACGCACGGGATGAAGATCAACTTCTCGGGCAAGCTCTACAACGTCGTGGCCTACCACGTCGACAAAGAGACCGGGATCGTCGACGTCGCCGAGGTCGAGCGGCTGGCCGTGGAGCACAAGCCGAAGCTGATCATCGCGGGCTGGTCGGCCTACCCGCGCCAGCTCGACTTCGCGGAGTTCCGCCGCATCGCCGACCTCGTCGACGCTCGCCTGATGGTGGACATGGCGCACTTCGCGGGCCTGGTGGCCGCGGGGCTGCACCCTTCGCCGGTGCCGCACGCGGACATCGTCACCACGACCACGCACAAGACCCTCGGCGGCCCGCGCGGCGGCCTGATCCTGTGCCGTGAGGAGCTGGCGAAGAAGATCAACTCGGCGGTGTTCCCCGGTCAGCAGGGCGGGCCGCTGGAACACGTGATCGCGGCCAAGGCCGTGGCGCTGAAGATCGCGGCGAGCGACGAGTTCCGCGAGCGGCAGGAGCGCACGCTCGAGGGCTCGCGGATCCTGGCCGACCGGCTGTCGCGTTCGGACTGCGCCGAGGCGGGAGTGCGTGTGCTCACCGGTGGCACCGACGTGCACCTCGTGCTCGTGGACCTCGTCCAGTCCGCTTTGGACGGTCAGCAGGCCGAGGACCGGCTGCACTCCGTGGGGATCACGGTGAATCGCAACGCGGTGCCGTTCGACCCGCGGCCGCCGATGATCACCTCGGGCCTGCGCATCGGCACGCCGGCGCTGGCCACGCGCGGGTTCGGCGCAGAGGACTTCGCCGAGGTCGCCGACGTGATCGCCGAGGCGCTGAAGCCGGACTTCGACGACTCCGTGGCGCAGACGCTGCGCGGGCGTGTGGAGCTGCTGGCGAAGAAGCACCCGCTGTACTCGGACCTGTCGCGATGA
- a CDS encoding L-serine ammonia-lyase produces MAISVFDLFSIGIGPSSSHTVGPMRAARTFVDGLVDEGVLDRVTRVQAELFGSLGATGFGHGSDKAVLLGLSGERPESVDTETVPERVAAIRSSGRLLLGGVREISFDEDADLTMHRRKSLPAHPNGMVFRAFSGSSELRTRTYYSVGGGFVRDESYETDAVFVEDSTPVPYPFRTGADLLGHCAATGLPISEIMLANELAWRSASSVRAGLLEIWDVMAACVSAGIAHEGVLPGGLKVPRRAKALHDKLIAEDGVGDPLYAMDWVSLYALAVNEENAAGGRVVTAPTNGAAGIIPAVLHYYQRFIRGSSDDGIVTFLLTAGALGSILKQTGSISGAEVGCQGEVGSASAMAAAALTEVLGGSPAQVENAAEIGVEHHLGLTCDPVGGLVQIPCIERNAVGASKAIHAARMAMRGDGSHVVTLDKAIKTMRETGADMSVKYKETARGGLAVNVIEC; encoded by the coding sequence ATGGCGATCAGCGTCTTCGATCTGTTCTCCATCGGCATCGGGCCGTCCAGCTCCCACACGGTCGGCCCGATGCGGGCCGCGCGGACCTTTGTGGACGGTCTCGTCGACGAGGGCGTGCTGGACCGCGTGACGCGGGTGCAGGCGGAGCTGTTCGGCTCGCTCGGCGCGACCGGGTTCGGCCACGGCAGTGACAAGGCCGTGCTGCTGGGGCTGTCGGGTGAGCGTCCGGAGTCCGTCGACACGGAGACGGTGCCTGAGCGGGTCGCCGCGATCCGGTCTTCGGGGCGGCTGCTGTTGGGTGGCGTCCGGGAGATCTCGTTCGACGAGGATGCCGACTTGACGATGCACCGGCGCAAGTCTCTGCCGGCGCATCCGAACGGGATGGTGTTCCGGGCCTTCTCCGGCTCTTCCGAGCTGCGCACGCGGACGTACTACTCCGTGGGCGGCGGCTTCGTGCGCGACGAGTCGTACGAGACGGACGCGGTGTTCGTGGAGGACTCGACGCCGGTGCCGTACCCGTTCCGCACCGGTGCCGACCTGCTCGGCCACTGCGCGGCGACGGGGCTGCCGATCAGCGAGATCATGCTGGCGAACGAGCTGGCGTGGCGTTCCGCTTCTTCGGTTCGGGCCGGCTTGCTGGAGATCTGGGACGTGATGGCCGCGTGCGTTTCGGCGGGCATCGCCCACGAGGGCGTGCTCCCGGGCGGCCTGAAGGTCCCGCGGCGCGCCAAGGCGTTGCACGACAAGCTGATCGCCGAGGACGGCGTCGGGGATCCGTTGTACGCCATGGACTGGGTCAGCCTGTACGCGCTGGCGGTGAACGAGGAGAACGCTGCCGGCGGGCGCGTGGTCACGGCTCCGACGAACGGCGCCGCGGGGATCATCCCGGCTGTGCTGCACTACTACCAGCGCTTCATCCGCGGGTCTTCGGACGACGGCATCGTCACCTTCCTGCTGACGGCGGGGGCGCTGGGTTCGATCCTCAAGCAGACTGGTTCCATTTCGGGCGCGGAGGTCGGTTGCCAGGGTGAGGTCGGCTCGGCCTCGGCCATGGCGGCCGCAGCGTTGACCGAAGTGCTGGGCGGGTCGCCGGCTCAGGTGGAGAACGCGGCGGAGATCGGTGTCGAGCATCATCTGGGTCTTACGTGTGACCCGGTTGGTGGGCTGGTGCAGATCCCTTGCATCGAACGCAACGCCGTGGGCGCTTCGAAGGCGATCCACGCTGCGCGGATGGCGATGCGCGGAGATGGCAGCCACGTGGTGACCCTGGACAAGGCGATCAAGACCATGCGCGAGACCGGGGCCGATATGTCGGTGAAGTACAAGGAAACCGCGCGCGGTGGACTGGCGGTGAACGTCATCGAGTGCTGA
- a CDS encoding FadR/GntR family transcriptional regulator → MVETSVASANEALFRPVRAGNAFEETVERLLQAIRLGVVGAGERLPSERELAERLGVSRVTLREAIRALADAGYVESRRGRYGGTFVNENLPEPPPSKTREIDAAAFEDALCLRHVLETGAAEAAAARTLSPADRQHLKTTLAEAAAADLVDYRRKDSRLHLAIAEVTASSSLTTAMADARTRVNQLLDRIPLLEPNLDHSNAQHEAIVDAILAGDPVAARHAMTEHIEGTASLLRAFLS, encoded by the coding sequence ATCGTGGAGACGTCGGTGGCTAGCGCGAACGAGGCGCTGTTCCGGCCGGTGCGCGCGGGCAACGCGTTCGAGGAGACCGTCGAACGCCTGCTGCAGGCCATCCGCCTCGGCGTGGTCGGCGCGGGGGAGCGGCTGCCGTCGGAGCGCGAGCTGGCGGAGCGGCTCGGGGTGAGCCGCGTGACGCTCAGGGAGGCCATCCGCGCGCTGGCCGATGCGGGTTACGTGGAGTCACGAAGGGGGCGCTACGGCGGCACGTTCGTGAACGAGAACCTGCCCGAGCCGCCACCGAGCAAAACGCGGGAAATCGACGCGGCCGCCTTCGAGGACGCGCTGTGTCTGCGCCACGTGCTCGAAACCGGCGCCGCCGAGGCCGCTGCCGCGCGGACGCTCAGCCCGGCCGACCGGCAGCACCTCAAGACCACGCTCGCGGAGGCCGCGGCCGCCGACCTGGTCGACTACCGGCGCAAGGACTCCCGCCTGCACCTCGCGATCGCCGAGGTCACGGCGTCGAGCTCGCTCACCACGGCGATGGCCGACGCCCGCACGCGCGTGAACCAGCTGCTCGACCGCATCCCCCTGCTCGAGCCCAACCTGGACCACTCCAACGCCCAGCACGAGGCGATCGTCGACGCCATCCTCGCCGGCGATCCCGTGGCCGCGCGCCATGCGATGACCGAGCACATCGAGGGCACGGCGTCGCTGCTGCGCGCCTTCCTGTCGTGA
- the gcvT gene encoding glycine cleavage system aminomethyltransferase GcvT, with protein sequence MPESNAARETSLHAVHKGLGALFTDFAGWSMPVRYASELAEHKAVREAAGLFDLSHMAEIHVRGTQAADVLDYALVGNLTGVKPGRARYTMICDADGGVLDDLVVYRLDDEEYLVVANAGNADVVAEALAERVAGFDAVVENRSADTALIAVQGPRAVDVLAAVTDADLGALKYYASAPAVVKGHDVLLARTGYTGEDGFELYVPAAEAPALWRALTDAGEAFGLVPCGLACRDTLRLEAGMPLYGNELSRELNPFAAGLGRVVKFEKPGDFVGRAALEELAKADVPRVRVGLRATGRRAPRHGYAVLSGDASVGEVTSGALSPTLGYPIAMAYVDRAYAEPGTKLSVDIRGRIEPVEVVALPFYSRA encoded by the coding sequence GTGCCTGAATCAAACGCAGCCCGAGAGACCTCCCTGCACGCCGTCCACAAGGGACTGGGTGCGCTGTTCACCGACTTCGCGGGCTGGTCGATGCCGGTCCGCTACGCCAGTGAGCTGGCCGAGCACAAGGCCGTGCGCGAGGCGGCCGGGCTGTTCGACCTGTCGCACATGGCCGAGATCCACGTCCGCGGCACGCAGGCCGCCGACGTGCTCGACTATGCGCTGGTCGGCAATCTCACCGGCGTGAAGCCGGGCCGCGCCCGCTACACGATGATCTGCGACGCCGACGGCGGCGTGCTCGACGACCTGGTCGTCTACCGGCTCGACGACGAGGAGTACCTGGTCGTGGCCAACGCCGGCAACGCCGACGTGGTCGCCGAAGCGCTGGCCGAGCGCGTGGCCGGGTTCGACGCCGTGGTGGAGAACCGGTCCGCGGACACGGCCTTGATCGCCGTGCAGGGCCCGCGCGCGGTCGACGTGCTGGCCGCGGTGACCGACGCGGACCTGGGCGCGCTGAAGTACTACGCGAGCGCGCCCGCCGTGGTGAAGGGGCACGACGTGCTCCTGGCCCGCACCGGTTACACGGGTGAAGACGGGTTCGAGCTGTACGTGCCGGCAGCCGAGGCGCCGGCGCTGTGGCGAGCGCTGACCGACGCCGGTGAGGCGTTCGGGCTCGTGCCGTGCGGGCTGGCGTGCCGTGACACGCTGCGGCTCGAAGCCGGGATGCCGCTGTACGGCAACGAGCTCTCGCGTGAGCTGAACCCGTTCGCCGCCGGTCTGGGCCGCGTGGTGAAGTTCGAGAAGCCGGGTGACTTCGTGGGCCGGGCCGCGCTGGAGGAGCTGGCGAAGGCGGACGTTCCGCGCGTGCGGGTCGGGCTGCGGGCCACCGGCCGCCGGGCACCTCGGCACGGTTACGCCGTGCTTTCCGGCGACGCTTCGGTGGGCGAAGTGACCAGTGGTGCGCTTTCGCCGACGTTGGGTTACCCCATCGCGATGGCGTACGTCGATCGGGCCTACGCCGAGCCTGGTACGAAGCTTTCCGTCGACATCAGGGGCAGGATCGAGCCCGTCGAGGTCGTCGCCCTGCCCTTCTACTCCCGAGCCTGA
- a CDS encoding helix-turn-helix transcriptional regulator, which translates to MSSQGRTERILDARTLRALAHPLRMRLLDLLERDGPATATGLGKRVGESSGTTSWHLRQLADAGLVAEDPGRGSKRERWWKAAQDSTTMRAGDFAGDPELAGHLASFLHQLVVQRYEEEARFVAELPRWQDNWEQNASMASNQLSLTPEEARRMSDDILAVVDRYRRPARPGDDAVVTHWAAFPRTAHPEPDAESTEELGTP; encoded by the coding sequence ATGAGCTCCCAGGGACGCACCGAACGGATCCTCGACGCACGCACCCTGCGCGCGCTCGCCCACCCGCTCCGGATGCGCCTTCTGGACCTCCTCGAACGCGACGGCCCCGCGACGGCCACCGGGCTGGGCAAGCGTGTCGGCGAGAGCTCCGGCACCACGTCCTGGCACCTGCGCCAGCTGGCCGACGCCGGATTGGTCGCGGAAGACCCCGGCCGAGGCTCGAAACGCGAACGCTGGTGGAAAGCAGCGCAGGACTCGACGACCATGCGCGCCGGCGACTTCGCGGGCGACCCGGAACTGGCCGGGCACCTGGCTTCGTTCCTGCACCAACTCGTGGTGCAGCGCTACGAGGAGGAGGCGCGGTTCGTCGCTGAGCTTCCACGGTGGCAGGACAACTGGGAACAGAACGCCTCGATGGCCAGCAACCAGCTCTCCCTGACGCCCGAAGAAGCCCGGCGAATGTCCGACGACATCCTCGCCGTGGTCGACCGCTACCGCCGGCCCGCCCGCCCGGGCGACGACGCGGTGGTCACCCACTGGGCCGCGTTTCCCCGCACCGCCCACCCGGAACCCGACGCCGAATCCACCGAAGAACTGGGGACACCATGA
- the lipA gene encoding lipoyl synthase, with the protein MSAQPEGRKLLRLEVRNSETPIEKKPSWIRTKVRMGPEFTELKGLVRREGLHTVCEEAGCPNIYECWEDREATFLIGGDQCTRRCDFCQIDTGKPAELDRTEPRKVAESVQAMGLRYSTITGVARDDLDDGGAWLYAETVRQIHELNPGTGVELLIPDFNADPEQLAEVFGSRPEVLAHNVETVPRIFKRIRPGFRYARSLEVLSKAREAGLVTKSNLILGMGETADEVEPAMRDLHEAGCEILTITQYLRPSPRHHPVDRWVKPEEFVAHAQAAEALGFAGVMAGPLVRSSYRAGRLYAQTKAHRGEELPENLAHLAAEGPAAQEASSLLARH; encoded by the coding sequence ATGAGCGCGCAGCCCGAGGGGCGCAAGCTGCTGCGGCTGGAGGTCCGCAACAGTGAGACGCCGATCGAGAAGAAGCCGTCGTGGATCAGGACGAAGGTGCGGATGGGGCCGGAGTTCACCGAGCTGAAGGGCTTGGTGCGCCGGGAGGGCCTGCACACCGTCTGCGAGGAAGCGGGCTGTCCCAACATCTACGAGTGCTGGGAAGACCGTGAGGCGACGTTCCTGATCGGTGGTGACCAGTGCACGCGGCGGTGTGATTTCTGCCAGATCGACACGGGCAAGCCCGCCGAGCTGGACCGCACGGAGCCACGCAAGGTCGCGGAGTCGGTGCAGGCCATGGGTTTGCGGTACTCGACGATCACGGGCGTCGCGCGCGACGACCTGGATGACGGCGGTGCCTGGCTGTACGCGGAGACTGTCCGGCAGATCCACGAGTTGAACCCGGGCACCGGCGTGGAGTTGCTGATCCCGGACTTCAACGCGGATCCCGAGCAGCTGGCGGAGGTGTTCGGTTCACGGCCGGAGGTTTTGGCGCACAACGTGGAGACGGTGCCGCGGATCTTCAAGCGGATCCGTCCGGGGTTCCGGTATGCGCGGTCGTTGGAAGTGCTGTCGAAGGCGCGTGAGGCCGGGCTGGTGACGAAGTCGAACCTGATCCTCGGGATGGGGGAGACGGCGGACGAGGTCGAGCCGGCGATGCGGGACCTGCACGAGGCGGGCTGCGAGATCCTCACGATCACGCAGTACCTGCGCCCGTCGCCGCGGCACCACCCCGTGGACCGGTGGGTGAAGCCGGAGGAGTTCGTCGCGCACGCGCAGGCAGCCGAGGCGCTCGGGTTCGCCGGCGTGATGGCGGGACCGCTCGTGCGCTCGTCGTACCGGGCGGGTCGGCTGTACGCGCAGACCAAGGCCCACCGCGGTGAGGAGCTGCCGGAGAACCTGGCGCACCTCGCGGCCGAAGGCCCCGCAGCGCAAGAGGCCAGCTCGCTGCTGGCCAGACACTAG